The following proteins come from a genomic window of Triticum aestivum cultivar Chinese Spring chromosome 6A, IWGSC CS RefSeq v2.1, whole genome shotgun sequence:
- the LOC123128265 gene encoding serine protease SPPA, chloroplastic: MARLLVLRSAPYHRSSLSAVATAITSSRSASFPRLARRHLPSPLRAVESSSGATKQEEAPLAAGEAQEPLPAAPAFVVEELGWGTQLAVKLKMLVAPPWKRVRKGSVLTMTLRGEISDQLKTRFSSGLSLPQICENFEKAAYDPRISGIYLHIEPLSCGWGKAEEIRRHIVDFKKSGKFVVGYMPVGGEKEYYLASACAELYAPPSAYVALYGLTIQQTFLRGVLEKVGVQPEIQRIGRYKSAGDQLGRKSMSNEVKEMLGALLDNIYGNWLDTVSSTHGKKKEEIEEFVNSGVYQVERLKKEGWITDLLYDDQVMTMLKERVGQNDKKSLRMVDYSKYSRVRKSTLGIGGGGDLIAVIRASGSITRTRSGLSISSSGIIAEQLIKKIRTVRESEKYKAVILRIDSPGGDALASDLMWREIRLLAESKPVIASMSDVAASGGYYMAMAAPVIVAEKLTLTGSIGVITGKFILQKLYERIDFNKEILSRGRYAELNAADQRPLRPDEAELFEKSAQNAYASFRDKAAMSRSMSIDQMETVAQGRVWSGQDAASRGLVDSLGGFSQALAIAKQRAKIPQDKKVRLVEISKASPTLPEILSGIGGSILGVDRVLKGVLQDVTSLNGVQARMDGILFERLENMPGENQLFLLVKEITNYFG, translated from the exons ATGGCGAGGCTGCTCGTGCTCCGCTCGGCGCCGTACCACCGGTCCAGCCTctccgccgtcgccaccgccaTCACCTCCTCCCGCTCCGCGTCCTTCCCCCGCCTCGCCCGCCGCCACCTCCCGTCGCCCCTCCGCGCCGTCGAGTCGTCTTCGGGGGCCACCAAGCAGGAGGAGGCGCCTCTGGCCGCGGGCGAGGCCCAGGAGCCGCTGCCCGCGGCGCCGGCGTTCGTGGTGGAGGAGCTCGGCTGGGGCACCCAGCTCGCggtcaagctcaagatgctcgtcGCCCCGCCGTGGAAGCGCGTCCGCAAGGGCAGCGTCCTCACCATGACGCTTCGGGGCGAG ATATCTGATCAGTTGAAGACCCGCTTCTCGTCAGGGCTCTCGCTGCCGCAAATCTGCGAGAATTTCGAGAAGGCAGCATATGATCCACGGATATCAGGGATTTACCTGCACATAGAGCCGCTGAGCTGTGGATGGGGAAAGGCGGAGGAGATCAGAAGGCACATTGTGGATTTCAAGAAATCTG GTAAATTTGTTGTCGGTTACATGCCCGTCGGAGGGGAGAAAGAATACTACCTTGCTAGTGCATGTGCTGAGCTGTATGCACCGCCAAGTGCTTATGTTGCTTTGTATGGTCTAACCATTCAGCAGACATTTCTCAGAG GTGTGCTTGAGAAAGTTGGAGTACAGCCAGAAATTCAACGAATTGGTCGCTACAAAAGTGCCGGAGACCAACTTGGGCGGAAGAGCATGTCAAATGAAGTTAAGGAGATGCTGGGTGCACTGCTTGATAATATCTATGGAAACTGGCTAGATACAGTGTCTTCCACACATG ggaagaaaaaagaagagattGAGGAATTTGTCAACTCAGGAGTCTATCAGGTCGAGAGACTTAAGAAAGAAGGTTGGATAACAGATCTATTGTATGATGATCAG GTAATGACAATGCTGAAAGAGAGAGTAGGACAGAATGACAAGAAAAGCCTGCGTATGGTTGACTACAG TAAATATTCACGTGTAAGAAAATCAACTCTTGggataggaggaggaggagacttAATAGCAGTAATCAGAGCATCTGGAAGCATAACACGAACTCGCAGTGGCCTGAGTATTTCTAGTTCGGGCATTATTGCCGAGCAGTTAATCAAGAAGATACGTACTGTTAGAG AGTCAGAAAAGTATAAAGCTGTTATCCTCCGTATAGACAGCCCTGGTGGTGATGCTCTTGCTTCTGATCT GATGTGGAGGGAAATTCGACTCCTGGCTGAGTCCAAGCCTGTGATAGCTTCCATGTCTGATGTTGCTGCAAGTGGTGGATACTACATGGCAATGGCTGCGCCAGTTATTGTTGCTGAGAAACTTACTCTAACAGGATCAATTGGAGTTATTACAG GAAAATTTATCCTTCAAAAGCTGTATGAGAGGATTGACTTCAACAAAGAAATTCTATCTAGGGGTAGATATGCAGAGCTTAATGCAGCTGATCAACGCCCTTTAAG ACCAGACGAGGCAGAACTTTTTGAGAAGTCGGCGCAAAATGCTTACGCATCATTTCGAGATAAAGCAGCCATGTCACGCTCAATGAGT ATTGACCAGATGGAGACTGTTGCACAAGGTCGAGTTTGGAGCGGCCAAGATGCAGCTTCAAGAGGGTTGGTTGATTCGCTAGGTGGATTCTCACAAGCGCTTGCTATTGCAAAACAGAGAGCTAAGATACCACAGGATAAGAAG GTCCGGCTAGTTGAGATCTCAAAGGCCTCACCGACGCTACCGGAGATCTTGTCAGGCATCGGGGGTTCAATTCTTGGAGTTGACAGGGTTTTGAAGGGGGTGCTACAGGACGTCACCTCCTTAAATGGTGTCCAAGCTAGAATGGATGGCATCTTGTTTGAAAGATTGGAAAACATGCCAGGAGAAAATCAGCTCTTCTTGCTCGTAAAGGAAATCACAAATTATTTCGGTTGA